Proteins co-encoded in one Euleptes europaea isolate rEulEur1 chromosome 1, rEulEur1.hap1, whole genome shotgun sequence genomic window:
- the LOC130486066 gene encoding cold-inducible RNA-binding protein-like, translating to MASDEGKLFIGGLSFDTNEQNLEQLFSPYGDIAEVVVVKDRETQRSRGFGFITYCRPEDAKDAMRAMNGESVDGRQIRVDQAGKSSRGSSGGRGRGRGFSRGGGGYGGGRYDNRSGGYGGSRDYYGSRNQGGYGDRYSGGSYRDNYDN from the exons ATGGCATCGGATGAAGGAAAGCTCTTCATTGGAGGGCTCAGTTTTGACACCAACGAGCAGAATCTGGAGCAGTTGTTCTCCCCCTATGGAGACATTGCAGAAG TGGTGGTAGTGAAAGACCGGGAAACCCAGCGGTCCAGAGGCTTTGGCTTTATAACCTACTGCCGTCCTGAGGATGCCAAGGATGCCATGAGGGCCATGAACGGCGAG TCTGTGGATGGCCGTCAGATCAGGGTTGACCAGGCTGGGAAATCATCCCGTGGCTCTTCTGGAGGCAGAGGCCGTGGACGTGGATTCTCTAGAG GAGGTGGAGGATATGGAGGTGGTCGTTACGACAACAGGAGCGGTGGCTATGGAGGATCAAGAGACTACTATGGCAGCAG GAATCAGGGAGGCTATGGAGACCGTTACTCTGGGGGCTCCTACAGAGACAACTACGATAACTAG